One segment of Sphingomonas qomolangmaensis DNA contains the following:
- the modA gene encoding molybdate ABC transporter substrate-binding protein has product MALILVSAPASAQTRGPLVLAAASLQEALSAAADRFAAQGQPRPVLSFAASSALARQITAGAPADLFVSADEGWMDLVEEAGLLAPGTRATLAGNRLALIAPTASRLPPVRTGAQIVAALGNGRIAIADPQAVPAGRYARVALSRMGAWRAIAPRVAAAENVRAALALVERGAAPLGVVYATDARASRAVRVVGVFPAASHPPIRYPIARLARSREPSAEAFRRFLLSPAGRAILRAHGFSAP; this is encoded by the coding sequence TTGGCGCTGATCCTTGTCTCCGCGCCTGCATCCGCCCAAACCCGCGGTCCGCTCGTCCTTGCCGCTGCCAGCTTACAGGAGGCGCTCAGCGCCGCCGCCGATCGCTTCGCCGCGCAAGGCCAACCGCGACCGGTGCTGTCGTTCGCCGCCTCCTCCGCGCTTGCGCGGCAGATCACCGCCGGTGCCCCCGCCGACCTGTTCGTCTCCGCCGATGAAGGCTGGATGGACTTGGTCGAAGAGGCAGGCTTGCTCGCCCCCGGCACCCGCGCGACGCTGGCGGGCAATCGCCTTGCCCTGATCGCGCCGACCGCCAGCCGCTTGCCCCCCGTCCGCACCGGGGCACAGATCGTTGCGGCGCTCGGCAATGGGCGCATCGCGATCGCCGATCCGCAGGCGGTACCCGCTGGCCGCTACGCCCGGGTCGCGCTCTCCCGTATGGGAGCGTGGCGAGCCATCGCTCCCCGCGTCGCCGCCGCCGAGAATGTTCGCGCGGCGCTGGCGTTGGTCGAGCGCGGCGCGGCGCCGTTGGGGGTCGTCTACGCCACCGACGCACGCGCATCGAGGGCGGTGCGCGTCGTCGGGGTATTCCCCGCTGCCAGCCATCCGCCGATCCGCTATCCGATCGCTCGGCTTGCCCGCTCGCGCGAGCCCTCCGCCGAAGCCTTTCGCCGCTTCCTGCTTTCGCCCGCCGGCCGCGCGATCCTGCGCGCGCATGGCTTCAGCGCGCCCTGA
- the cbiB gene encoding adenosylcobinamide-phosphate synthase CbiB, whose product MLGREEQLLAALIVEAALGYPAAVYRRIGHPVTWIGALIAAIEVRMNRGGWGARRVSGCALLAVLALVAGGAGWAIEEIGWVAVIVLLATTGLAQRSLYDHVAAVLGPLAAGDVVGARGALAMIVGRDTGALDEAGIATGTIESLAESFCDGVAAPAFWFAVAGLPGLAICKAINTADSMVGHRDVRYAAFGGACARADDVINWLPARLSGVMLCLVGGGGWRTMLRDAPAHASPNGGWPEAAMAGALGVRLGGPVSYDGEPAARPWLGQGRAPDARDLRRALAMYLRACLLLWGIVGVLAWLR is encoded by the coding sequence ATGCTCGGCCGCGAGGAACAATTGCTCGCGGCGCTGATCGTCGAGGCGGCGCTGGGCTATCCGGCGGCGGTGTATCGGCGGATCGGCCATCCGGTGACCTGGATCGGCGCCCTGATCGCGGCGATCGAGGTGCGGATGAACCGTGGCGGCTGGGGTGCGCGGCGGGTTTCGGGGTGCGCGTTGCTCGCGGTGTTGGCGCTGGTGGCGGGCGGTGCAGGCTGGGCGATCGAAGAGATTGGCTGGGTTGCCGTCATCGTGCTGCTGGCAACTACCGGGCTCGCGCAGCGCAGCCTGTACGATCATGTCGCGGCGGTGCTGGGCCCTTTGGCGGCGGGCGACGTCGTGGGGGCGCGGGGGGCGCTGGCGATGATCGTTGGGCGTGATACCGGAGCGCTCGATGAAGCGGGGATTGCCACCGGCACGATCGAGAGCCTGGCGGAAAGCTTTTGCGACGGTGTCGCCGCGCCCGCTTTCTGGTTCGCGGTCGCGGGGCTGCCGGGGCTGGCGATCTGCAAGGCGATCAACACTGCCGACAGCATGGTCGGTCATCGCGATGTGCGCTACGCCGCGTTCGGCGGGGCATGCGCGCGCGCTGATGACGTGATCAACTGGCTGCCCGCGCGGCTGTCGGGCGTGATGCTCTGCCTGGTCGGTGGCGGCGGCTGGCGGACGATGCTGCGCGACGCACCCGCGCATGCCTCGCCCAATGGCGGTTGGCCCGAGGCGGCGATGGCCGGGGCGCTGGGCGTCCGGCTCGGCGGCCCGGTCAGCTATGACGGCGAACCGGCGGCTCGCCCCTGGCTGGGGCAGGGCCGCGCACCCGACGCCCGCGATCTGCGCCGCGCGCTGGCGATGTATCTGCGCGCGTGCCTGTTGCTGTGGGGAATCGTGGGAGTGCTCGCATGGCTGCGGTGA
- the cobT gene encoding nicotinate-nucleotide--dimethylbenzimidazole phosphoribosyltransferase: MIDEAAAWDHLDLLAKPRRSLGKLEALAVRLACIQQRLDPVTRPRRIVLFAADHGVVAQGVSAWPSDVTGLMVATIAMGRAASNALAAAHGCDLRLVDMGVASPPGGAMPDHFRDASLGRGSADLATRPALTLEQFDAAWDVGAEEAERAVRAGVAVLIAGEMGIGNTTPAACLTALLADVATETAVGPGAGADAEVQAIKQRVVREAVARARSEADPRAAIASVAGFEIAAMAGYFAAGAEAGATLLLDGYVATAAALIAERLAPGTARAMIAAHRSAEPGHGAALAHLGLEPLLDWEMRLGEGTGALVALPLLDSAAAILCDVASLADLGVGRAD; this comes from the coding sequence ATGATCGACGAAGCCGCCGCCTGGGACCATCTCGACTTGCTCGCCAAACCGCGCCGCAGCCTGGGGAAGCTCGAAGCGCTGGCGGTGCGGTTGGCCTGCATCCAGCAGCGACTCGATCCGGTCACCCGCCCGCGCCGGATCGTGCTGTTCGCCGCCGATCACGGCGTCGTCGCGCAGGGCGTGTCGGCCTGGCCGAGCGACGTCACCGGGCTGATGGTCGCGACGATCGCGATGGGCCGCGCGGCGAGCAATGCACTGGCGGCGGCGCATGGCTGCGACTTGCGGCTGGTCGACATGGGGGTGGCCTCGCCGCCGGGCGGGGCGATGCCCGATCATTTTCGCGATGCGTCGCTGGGCAGGGGGAGCGCCGATCTGGCGACCCGCCCCGCGCTGACGCTCGAACAGTTCGACGCGGCCTGGGACGTGGGAGCCGAGGAAGCCGAACGCGCGGTGCGTGCCGGGGTCGCGGTGCTGATTGCGGGCGAAATGGGGATCGGCAACACCACGCCAGCCGCCTGCCTGACCGCATTGCTGGCGGACGTCGCGACCGAAACGGCGGTGGGGCCGGGGGCAGGGGCCGATGCCGAGGTGCAGGCGATCAAGCAGCGCGTCGTCCGCGAAGCCGTCGCGCGCGCCCGCAGCGAGGCCGATCCGCGTGCCGCCATCGCCTCGGTCGCCGGGTTCGAGATTGCGGCGATGGCGGGCTATTTCGCCGCCGGTGCCGAGGCGGGTGCTACGCTGCTGCTCGACGGCTATGTCGCTACCGCTGCCGCGCTGATCGCGGAGCGGCTGGCTCCGGGCACCGCGCGCGCGATGATCGCGGCGCATCGTTCGGCCGAGCCCGGCCACGGCGCGGCGCTCGCGCATCTGGGGCTCGAGCCACTGCTCGATTGGGAGATGCGGCTGGGCGAGGGCACCGGCGCGCTGGTGGCGCTGCCCTTGCTCGACAGCGCGGCGGCGATCCTGTGCGATGTCGCATCGCTTGCTGATCTGGGGGTGGGGCGTGCCGACTAA
- the lepA gene encoding translation elongation factor 4, whose product MATPLDKIRNFSIIAHIDHGKSTLADRLIQRTGGLTEREMSAQVLDNMDIEKERGITIKAQTVRLDWKGYVLNLMDTPGHVDFAYEVSRSLAACEGALLVVDAAQGVEAQTLANVYQSIEHDHEIVPVINKIDLPAAEPEKVRAEIEDVIGIDASRAVLASAKAGIGIEEILDAIVERIPPPKGDADAPLKAMLVDSWYDPYLGVVILVRVMEGTLKKGQQIKFMQAGTVHLIDRVGCFRPKIEQLTDLGVGEIGFITAQIKDVAQARVGDTLTDAKRPAVQALEGFKEVQPVVFCGLFPVDANDFEKLRESISKLRLNDASFSFEMETSAALGFGYRCGFLGLLHLEIIQERLTREYDLDLITTAPSVVYEIDLTHGGGHIELHNPADMPDPSKIETISEPWINATIYVPDEYLGSILKLCQDRRGIQKNLTYVGGRAQATYELPLNEVVFDFYDRLKSLSKGYASFDYQQIGYREGDLVKMGILVNEEPVDALSMIVHRSTAEVRGRGMVERLKELIPRHLFKIPIQAAIGGKVIARETISAMRKDVTAKCYGGDATRKRKLLDKQKKGKAKMREYGSVSIPQEAFIAALRMGDET is encoded by the coding sequence GTGGCAACCCCTCTCGACAAGATCCGCAACTTTTCGATCATCGCGCATATCGATCACGGCAAATCGACGCTGGCCGACCGGCTGATCCAGCGCACCGGTGGGCTTACCGAGCGCGAAATGTCGGCGCAGGTGCTCGACAATATGGATATCGAGAAGGAACGCGGGATCACGATCAAGGCGCAGACGGTGCGCCTCGACTGGAAGGGCTATGTCCTCAATCTGATGGACACGCCGGGGCATGTCGATTTCGCCTATGAAGTCTCGCGTAGCTTGGCGGCATGCGAGGGCGCGCTGCTGGTGGTCGATGCGGCGCAGGGCGTCGAGGCGCAGACGCTGGCCAATGTCTATCAGTCGATCGAGCACGACCACGAAATCGTGCCGGTGATCAACAAGATCGACCTGCCCGCCGCCGAACCCGAAAAGGTGCGCGCCGAGATCGAGGATGTGATCGGCATCGACGCCAGCCGCGCGGTGCTCGCCAGCGCCAAGGCGGGAATCGGCATCGAGGAAATCCTCGACGCGATCGTCGAACGCATCCCGCCGCCCAAGGGCGATGCCGACGCGCCATTGAAGGCGATGCTGGTCGACAGCTGGTACGACCCGTATCTGGGCGTCGTGATCCTGGTGCGGGTCATGGAAGGCACGCTGAAAAAGGGCCAGCAGATCAAGTTCATGCAGGCGGGCACCGTCCACCTGATCGATCGCGTCGGCTGCTTTCGGCCCAAGATCGAGCAACTGACCGACCTTGGCGTCGGCGAGATCGGTTTCATCACCGCGCAGATCAAGGACGTGGCGCAGGCGCGCGTCGGCGACACGCTCACCGATGCCAAGCGCCCCGCGGTACAGGCGCTCGAGGGCTTCAAGGAAGTCCAGCCGGTGGTGTTCTGCGGGCTGTTCCCGGTCGACGCCAACGACTTCGAGAAACTGCGCGAATCGATCAGCAAGCTTCGGCTCAACGATGCGTCGTTCAGCTTCGAGATGGAGACGTCGGCGGCCTTGGGCTTTGGCTATCGCTGCGGCTTCCTGGGGCTGTTGCACCTGGAAATCATCCAGGAGCGACTGACGCGCGAATATGACCTCGACCTCATCACCACTGCGCCGAGCGTGGTGTACGAGATCGACCTGACGCATGGCGGCGGTCATATCGAACTGCACAATCCCGCCGATATGCCCGATCCGAGCAAGATCGAGACGATCAGCGAGCCGTGGATTAACGCGACGATCTATGTGCCCGACGAATATCTGGGGAGCATCCTGAAGCTGTGCCAGGATCGGCGCGGCATCCAGAAGAACCTCACCTATGTCGGCGGGCGCGCGCAGGCGACGTATGAATTGCCGCTCAACGAAGTGGTGTTCGATTTCTACGACCGGCTGAAGTCGCTGTCGAAGGGCTATGCGAGCTTCGATTACCAGCAGATCGGTTATCGCGAGGGCGATCTGGTGAAGATGGGCATCCTGGTCAACGAAGAGCCGGTCGATGCGCTGAGCATGATCGTCCACCGTTCTACCGCCGAAGTGCGCGGTCGCGGCATGGTCGAGCGCCTGAAGGAGCTGATCCCGCGCCACTTGTTCAAGATTCCGATCCAGGCGGCGATCGGCGGCAAGGTGATCGCGCGCGAGACGATCAGCGCGATGCGCAAGGACGTGACCGCGAAATGCTATGGCGGCGATGCGACCCGCAAGCGCAAGCTGCTCGACAAGCAGAAGAAGGGCAAGGCGAAGATGCGCGAATATGGGAGCGTCAGCATCCCGCAGGAGGCGTTCATCGCGGCGTTGCGGATGGGGGATGAGACCTGA
- a CDS encoding phasin family protein, with translation MANETGKNAADAANEATRNAADAATGAANQATDQMRAGAEKLQAAGGAMADTGSQLGMKMLDQAETNTAEAFKAMRAAAAANDVSEIMRIQSEYIRDQGSRSVGQVREISELIANFGRTAMGQMTGRS, from the coding sequence ATGGCGAACGAGACCGGCAAGAACGCTGCCGATGCAGCGAACGAAGCGACGCGCAATGCGGCCGATGCCGCCACCGGCGCGGCCAACCAGGCCACCGATCAGATGCGCGCGGGGGCCGAGAAGTTGCAGGCAGCGGGCGGGGCGATGGCCGATACCGGATCGCAGCTGGGCATGAAGATGCTCGACCAGGCCGAGACCAACACCGCCGAGGCGTTCAAGGCGATGCGCGCCGCCGCCGCCGCCAACGACGTCAGCGAAATCATGCGCATCCAGAGCGAATATATCCGCGACCAGGGCTCGCGATCGGTCGGCCAGGTGCGCGAGATCAGCGAGCTGATCGCCAATTTCGGGCGCACCGCGATGGGGCAGATGACCGGGCGCAGCTGA
- a CDS encoding adenosylcobinamide-GDP ribazoletransferase, producing MSHRLLIWGWGVPTKAPGWAPPLLAVQFLTRIPVPMTARLSREQVVDGLARAVGWFPAVGTLVGCVTAAVAVSASAVWPVPVAVVLSLIVEALLTGAFHEDAVADFCDAFGGGLTSEDVRRIMKDSRIGSYGAVGLVLAIALRAGTMIALVQALPPVEAFVAIVAAATLGRLLVVATMAAIDPAPAGTGLAKDIGAITDMRRLGFAALVALPGLVWFAAIDPAALLFAFLAACAFLWWFRRLLLRRIGGSTGDCLGFAAYAGQLIALLAASAR from the coding sequence ATGTCGCATCGCTTGCTGATCTGGGGGTGGGGCGTGCCGACTAAGGCTCCCGGCTGGGCACCGCCGCTGCTGGCGGTCCAGTTTCTTACACGAATTCCGGTGCCGATGACTGCGCGGCTGTCGCGCGAGCAGGTCGTCGACGGGCTTGCGCGCGCGGTCGGCTGGTTTCCTGCGGTCGGCACTTTGGTCGGGTGCGTCACTGCGGCGGTGGCGGTTTCGGCCAGCGCGGTGTGGCCGGTACCGGTCGCGGTGGTGCTGTCGCTCATCGTCGAGGCGCTGCTGACCGGCGCGTTCCACGAGGATGCGGTCGCCGATTTCTGCGATGCGTTCGGCGGCGGGCTGACGTCGGAGGATGTGCGGCGGATCATGAAGGACAGCCGGATCGGCAGCTACGGTGCGGTCGGGCTGGTGCTGGCGATCGCGCTGCGCGCGGGGACGATGATCGCGCTGGTGCAGGCACTGCCGCCGGTCGAGGCGTTCGTCGCGATCGTCGCGGCGGCGACCTTAGGGCGGTTGCTGGTGGTGGCGACGATGGCGGCGATCGACCCTGCGCCGGCGGGAACGGGCCTGGCCAAGGACATCGGCGCAATTACCGATATGCGGCGGCTGGGGTTCGCAGCGCTGGTTGCGCTGCCGGGGTTGGTCTGGTTCGCGGCGATCGATCCCGCCGCCTTGCTGTTCGCCTTTCTCGCGGCGTGCGCGTTCCTGTGGTGGTTCCGCCGGCTGCTGCTGCGGCGGATCGGCGGCAGCACCGGCGACTGCCTCGGCTTCGCGGCCTATGCCGGGCAGCTGATCGCGCTGCTGGCGGCGAGCGCGCGATGA
- a CDS encoding ABC transporter ATP-binding protein produces MNGLLVRALRLSLGGTAVLGGIDASFARGRVAAVLGPNGAGKSSLLACLASLRAPDSGTIMLDGQALAAIDPRDRARRIGLLPQTADVHWDVDVATLVALGRYPRRGRWGESDEDRAAVARAMAATDVTRFADRRVETLSGGERGRVLLARVLAGEPEWLLADEPLASLDPAHQLDVLDRLRAVAGEGAGVVVVLHDLNQAARVADDVVLMRGGRIVAAGAPETVLTPALIAQTYGVEAHVGHTPEGQRYVIPVRRT; encoded by the coding sequence ATGAACGGGTTGCTGGTTCGCGCGCTGCGGCTGTCGCTCGGCGGCACGGCGGTGCTGGGCGGGATCGACGCCAGCTTCGCGCGCGGGCGGGTGGCGGCGGTGCTGGGGCCGAACGGCGCGGGCAAGAGCAGCCTGCTCGCCTGCCTCGCCAGCCTGCGCGCGCCCGACAGCGGCACGATCATGCTCGACGGGCAGGCACTGGCGGCGATCGACCCGCGCGATCGCGCGCGGCGGATCGGGCTGCTGCCGCAGACCGCCGATGTCCATTGGGACGTCGATGTCGCGACCTTGGTGGCGCTGGGCCGCTATCCCCGGCGCGGGCGTTGGGGCGAGAGCGACGAGGATCGCGCGGCGGTGGCGCGCGCGATGGCGGCGACCGATGTCACGCGCTTCGCCGATCGCCGGGTCGAGACATTGTCGGGGGGCGAGCGCGGGCGGGTGCTGCTCGCGCGCGTGCTGGCGGGCGAGCCCGAATGGCTGCTTGCCGACGAACCGCTCGCCAGCCTCGATCCCGCGCACCAGCTCGACGTGCTCGATCGGCTGCGGGCGGTGGCGGGCGAGGGCGCGGGGGTGGTGGTGGTGCTCCACGACCTCAACCAGGCGGCGCGCGTGGCCGACGATGTCGTGCTGATGCGCGGCGGGCGGATCGTCGCGGCGGGCGCACCCGAAACCGTGCTGACGCCGGCGCTGATCGCGCAGACTTACGGCGTCGAGGCGCATGTGGGGCACACGCCCGAAGGGCAGCGCTATGTGATCCCGGTGCGGCGGACGTGA
- a CDS encoding FecCD family ABC transporter permease, translating into MRLNLTLAVGIAFAVVLSLIAGKVWLPAEAWNADDPRFLIIFELRMPRTVLGLAIGAALGLSGAAMQGYLRNPLADPGLFGVSAGAALGAVLSMFFGFALSAWLLPAFALTGAAATMALLALLAGRSASVLVFTLAGVIVSSVAGSMTALAISLAPTPFAASEIVTWLMGALTDRSWDDVLLALPIIAVGAACIAFTGRALDVLTLGEAAARSMGVDRTRLQWLIVIGVGLCVGASVAAAGIIGFVGLIVPHLVRPFVGNRPSATLLPSALGGALLLLLADSLVRAAPTVSELRLGIAMSMLGGPFFLVLLVRMRRKLA; encoded by the coding sequence ATGAGACTGAACCTGACATTGGCGGTTGGCATCGCCTTCGCGGTGGTTCTTTCGCTGATCGCGGGAAAGGTGTGGCTTCCCGCCGAAGCGTGGAACGCCGACGACCCGCGCTTCCTGATCATCTTCGAACTGCGGATGCCGCGGACGGTGCTGGGGCTGGCGATCGGCGCGGCGCTGGGGCTGTCGGGTGCGGCGATGCAGGGGTATCTGCGCAATCCGCTTGCGGATCCGGGGCTGTTCGGCGTCTCGGCGGGGGCGGCGCTGGGGGCTGTGCTGTCGATGTTCTTCGGCTTCGCGCTGTCGGCTTGGCTGCTGCCCGCCTTCGCGCTGACCGGCGCTGCGGCTACGATGGCGCTGCTGGCGTTGCTCGCCGGACGATCTGCGAGCGTGCTGGTGTTCACCCTGGCGGGCGTCATCGTGTCGAGCGTCGCAGGGTCAATGACCGCGCTGGCGATCAGCCTCGCGCCCACGCCCTTCGCCGCGAGCGAGATCGTGACCTGGCTGATGGGCGCGCTGACCGATCGCAGCTGGGACGACGTGCTGCTGGCGCTGCCGATCATCGCGGTCGGCGCGGCGTGCATTGCCTTTACCGGGCGCGCGCTCGACGTGTTGACGCTGGGCGAGGCGGCGGCACGATCGATGGGGGTCGATCGCACGCGGCTGCAATGGCTGATCGTGATCGGCGTCGGGCTGTGCGTCGGCGCGTCGGTGGCGGCGGCGGGGATCATCGGCTTCGTGGGATTGATCGTGCCGCATCTGGTGCGTCCGTTCGTCGGCAACCGGCCCTCGGCGACGCTGCTCCCTTCGGCGCTGGGCGGGGCGCTGCTGCTGCTGCTCGCCGACAGCCTGGTGCGCGCAGCGCCGACGGTGAGCGAATTGCGGCTTGGCATCGCAATGTCGATGCTCGGCGGGCCGTTCTTCCTGGTGCTGCTGGTGCGGATGCGGAGGAAGCTCGCATGA
- a CDS encoding histidine phosphatase family protein: MILLVRHPAVARAWAGRCYGMSDVGLSRAGAMQMHALLPELVAWGPTHIVHSGLRRAAVLAEAVAKASGAPITSDRRWRERDFGAWEGRSWQAIYRATGNAMDGMIDAPDSFRPGGGETTSELAARAIAGCDALPAGRVLVVSHGGAIAALLGSRAGVPPRDWPKLVPPTGGTARLPR; encoded by the coding sequence ATGATCCTGCTGGTGCGCCATCCCGCGGTGGCGCGCGCGTGGGCGGGGCGCTGCTATGGGATGAGCGACGTCGGGCTCAGCCGGGCGGGAGCGATGCAGATGCACGCGCTACTTCCCGAGCTGGTTGCGTGGGGGCCGACGCATATCGTCCATTCGGGGTTGCGCCGCGCGGCGGTGCTCGCGGAGGCGGTGGCGAAGGCTTCGGGTGCGCCGATCACGAGCGACCGCCGCTGGCGCGAGCGCGATTTCGGAGCGTGGGAGGGGCGAAGCTGGCAGGCAATCTATCGCGCCACCGGCAACGCGATGGACGGCATGATCGACGCCCCCGACAGCTTCCGCCCCGGTGGCGGGGAAACGACTAGCGAACTCGCCGCCCGCGCCATTGCTGGCTGCGACGCGCTGCCTGCAGGCCGCGTGCTGGTGGTGAGCCATGGCGGCGCGATCGCGGCGCTGCTGGGAAGCAGAGCGGGCGTGCCCCCCCGCGATTGGCCGAAGCTCGTTCCGCCGACGGGCGGAACCGCGCGGCTGCCGCGGTAA
- a CDS encoding cobyric acid synthase, whose amino-acid sequence MAAVMLQGTGSDVGKSVLVAGLCRLFANRGLTVRPFKPQNMSNNAAVTQPDANGRRGEIGRAQALQALACRTPPTIDMNPVLIKPQSDVGAQVIVHGQVRGQFAARDYQAAKVSLLGAVLGSYARLSAECDLVIVEGAGSPAETNLRAGDIANMGFARPAGVPVVLVGDIDRGGVIASLVGTHAMLDAQDGAMIRGFLINKFRGDVALFDDGLREIERCTGWLGLGVVPWLAAARSLPAEDAVVLDSAASGEGAVVIAVPMLSRIANFDDFDSLAAEPGVRLVMVPPGSPLPADAALVILPGTKATIADLGFLRAQGWDIDLAGHVRRGGQVLGICGGYQMLGRTIADPDGVEGAAGEVAGLGLLPVDTVLTGDKRLEDVTGTSIADAAAFAGYEIHAGRTSTAPGTRPMLRFADGGEDGAVLGKIAGCYVHRLFDHPAQRAALLARLGAASNGIHETARVDAALDSLAAALDRVVDADRLLTIARTAA is encoded by the coding sequence ATGGCTGCGGTGATGTTGCAGGGTACCGGTTCCGACGTCGGCAAATCGGTGCTGGTCGCGGGGCTGTGCCGGTTGTTCGCCAATCGCGGGCTTACCGTGCGCCCGTTCAAGCCGCAGAACATGTCGAACAACGCCGCCGTCACCCAGCCCGACGCCAATGGCCGGCGCGGCGAGATCGGGCGCGCGCAGGCGTTGCAGGCGCTCGCCTGTCGCACCCCGCCGACGATCGACATGAACCCGGTGCTGATCAAGCCGCAATCCGATGTCGGCGCGCAGGTGATCGTACATGGCCAGGTGCGCGGCCAGTTCGCCGCGCGCGACTATCAGGCGGCGAAGGTCTCGCTGCTCGGGGCGGTGCTCGGCTCCTATGCGCGGCTGTCGGCCGAATGCGACCTGGTGATCGTCGAGGGCGCGGGCAGCCCCGCCGAGACCAATCTGCGCGCCGGTGACATCGCCAATATGGGCTTTGCCCGCCCCGCCGGGGTGCCGGTGGTGTTGGTCGGCGACATCGATCGCGGCGGTGTGATTGCCTCGCTGGTCGGCACCCATGCGATGCTCGATGCCCAGGATGGCGCGATGATCCGGGGGTTCCTGATCAACAAGTTTCGCGGCGACGTCGCGCTGTTCGACGATGGCCTGCGCGAGATCGAACGGTGTACCGGCTGGCTCGGGCTTGGCGTCGTCCCCTGGCTCGCCGCCGCGCGCTCGCTGCCGGCCGAGGATGCGGTGGTTCTCGATTCGGCCGCGTCGGGGGAGGGCGCGGTGGTGATCGCGGTGCCGATGCTGTCGCGGATCGCCAATTTCGACGATTTCGATTCGCTTGCCGCCGAACCCGGCGTGCGGCTGGTGATGGTGCCGCCCGGATCACCGCTTCCCGCCGACGCCGCGCTGGTGATCCTGCCGGGGACCAAGGCGACGATCGCCGACCTGGGCTTTTTGCGCGCGCAAGGATGGGACATCGACCTTGCCGGCCATGTCCGGCGCGGCGGGCAGGTGCTGGGGATTTGCGGCGGCTATCAGATGCTCGGGCGGACGATCGCCGATCCCGATGGGGTCGAGGGGGCAGCGGGTGAGGTCGCCGGCCTCGGGCTGTTGCCGGTCGATACCGTACTGACTGGCGACAAGCGGCTCGAGGACGTGACCGGCACCAGCATCGCCGATGCCGCCGCCTTTGCCGGCTATGAGATCCACGCCGGGCGCACCAGCACCGCGCCGGGGACGCGGCCGATGCTCCGCTTCGCCGATGGCGGCGAGGATGGCGCGGTGCTCGGCAAGATCGCGGGCTGCTATGTCCACCGCCTGTTCGACCATCCCGCACAGCGCGCCGCGTTGCTCGCGCGGCTGGGTGCCGCATCGAACGGCATCCACGAAACCGCTCGGGTCGATGCCGCGCTCGATTCGCTCGCCGCCGCGCTCGACCGCGTGGTCGATGCCGACCGCCTGCTCACCATCGCAAGGACTGCTGCATGA
- a CDS encoding CsgG/HfaB family protein, with amino-acid sequence MRNTASAAAIAALLATTPLLAAPAEAQTATSSGRQNRDGTTRGASSARKDQERAMRQVPRCTRKLGTVAIVEPDNQWWREFNLGSPEAILRVFVQQSGCFTMVNRGRSMQSRAMERALADQGELQDNSNLGRAQVKAADYFLQPDIVTSNANSGGNAVGGVLGGLLGRSRGILGGVGAIAGGINTRKAEANVTLSIVNARTTEEEALTEGYARKSDLSFGVGGGAFGGGGAFGAAGGGYQNTEIGQVIVLAYLDAYTKLVTEMGGLPENASEAAPVAR; translated from the coding sequence ATGCGCAACACCGCGTCCGCCGCCGCCATCGCCGCGCTGCTCGCCACCACGCCCTTGCTCGCCGCGCCTGCCGAGGCGCAGACCGCGACCTCCTCGGGCCGCCAGAACCGCGACGGCACCACCCGCGGTGCCTCGTCGGCGCGCAAGGATCAGGAACGCGCGATGCGACAGGTGCCGCGCTGCACCCGCAAGCTCGGCACCGTCGCGATCGTCGAGCCCGACAATCAATGGTGGCGCGAATTCAACCTCGGCAGCCCCGAGGCGATCCTGCGCGTGTTCGTCCAGCAATCGGGGTGCTTCACCATGGTCAACCGCGGGCGCAGCATGCAGAGCCGCGCGATGGAACGCGCGCTGGCCGACCAGGGCGAATTGCAGGACAATTCGAACCTCGGCCGCGCGCAGGTGAAGGCCGCCGATTATTTCCTGCAGCCCGACATCGTGACCTCGAACGCCAATTCGGGCGGCAACGCGGTCGGCGGCGTCCTCGGCGGACTGTTGGGGCGTAGCCGCGGCATCCTGGGCGGCGTCGGCGCAATCGCCGGCGGGATCAACACCCGCAAGGCCGAGGCGAACGTCACGCTGTCGATCGTCAACGCGCGCACCACCGAGGAAGAAGCGCTGACCGAAGGCTATGCCCGCAAGAGCGACCTCAGCTTCGGCGTGGGCGGCGGCGCGTTCGGCGGTGGCGGGGCGTTCGGCGCCGCGGGTGGCGGCTACCAAAATACCGAGATCGGCCAGGTCATCGTGCTTGCGTACCTCGACGCCTACACCAAGCTGGTGACCGAGATGGGTGGCCTCCCCGAAAACGCGTCGGAGGCTGCGCCGGTCGCACGCTGA